The following are from one region of the Salvia hispanica cultivar TCC Black 2014 chromosome 1, UniMelb_Shisp_WGS_1.0, whole genome shotgun sequence genome:
- the LOC125202751 gene encoding dirigent protein 1-like, which translates to MRWRKLSMEKLKFILTLMLIISLSSEAHIVSETKKMTRLHFYLHDVIGGDRPTVWGVAQCNLTDVLPSSFGRVMVLDNLVTSGPDPDSEEVGRMQGTVGQADLHEKALVMLLNLVFTKGEFEGSTLSILGRNPLAAESREVPIVAGTGAFRMATGYIISSTYYNDPARVRNVYEYNAVVYHMDPNVVSLRR; encoded by the coding sequence ATGCGGTGGAGAAAGTTGAGTATGGAGAAGCTGAAGTTCATCCTAACACTAATGCTAATCATATCCTTATCATCGGAAGCCCACATTGTCTCCGAGACAAAGAAGATGACGCGCCTCCATTTCTACCTCCACGACGTCATCGGCGGCGACAGACCCACCGTCTGGGGCGTGGCACAATGCAACCTAACCGACGTTCTGCCGTCGTCGTTCGGGAGGGTGATGGTGCTGGACAACCTCGTCACGTCCGGGCCAGACCCAGACTCGGAGGAGGTGGGGCGGATGCAGGGGACAGTGGGCCAGGCCGACCTCCACGAGAAGGCTCTCGTCATGCTCCTCAACCTCGTGTTCACCAAGGGCGAGTTCGAGGGCAGCACGCTCAGCATTCTCGGCCGGAATCCGTTGGCTGCTGAGTCGAGGGAGGTTCCAATCGTGGCCGGCACCGGCGCCTTTAGGATGGCCACCGGCTATATTATCTCAAGCACTTATTATAATGACCCCGCTCGTGTTCGTAATGTGTACGAGTACAATGCGGTCGTGTATCATATGGATCCCAACGTCGTGTCGTTGCGCCGCTGA
- the LOC125194904 gene encoding uncharacterized protein LOC125194904, with translation MDSIIGTDQTDVCFWKRVLEVYNGFKPDGSVERTQSQIRKKFGRITKTVKRFSGIYETQLHLAESDRTEADVRALSYQLFNTEKWPKFTYWDEYFVLRDCPKFRSLIDKEPVPGPKRTRFGVAGNYSSSSDSRAFEMNDDASEDEPPSTLSWRPCP, from the coding sequence ATGGATTCTATAATCGGTACGGATCAGACCGACGTTTGCTTCTGGAAGCGCGTTCTAGAAGTGTACAACGGGTTCAAACCAGATGGGAGCGTCGAGCGTACACAAAGCCAGATCCGGAAGAAGTTTGGAAGGATTACTAAAACAGTGAAGAGGTTCAGTGGCATATACGAGACCCAACTCCACCTTGCTGAGAGCGACCGCACTGAAGCCGACGTACGAGCGTTGTCGTATCAGTTGTTCAATACTGAAAAGTGGCCCAAGTTTACCTACTGGGACGAATACTTCGTTCTGCGTGACTGCCCGAAATTCAGGTCCCTCATCGACAAAGAGCCTGTCCCTGGGCCGAAGCGGACAAGATTCGGCGTCGCCGGCAACTACAGCAGTAGTAGCGACTCACGTGCCTTCGAAATGAACGACGATGCTTCGGAGGACGAGCCCCCCTCCACACTCTCGTGGCGCCCATGTCCGTAG